The Candidatus Omnitrophota bacterium genomic sequence CTGATAGCCGTGCCCGCCGGCGTCTACTCGGCGGCGAAGCCCGGCTCTTTTTTTGACAGAGCCGTCACAATCCTCGTCTTCGCCGGTTTCTCTGTTCCGGCCTACTGGCTCGCGCTCATCTTCATGGACTATTTCGGCGTGAGGCTGGGCATCCTCCCTATTTCGGGGCTGGTTTCTTCCGGATGGGATTATTTCAGCCCGGCGAGGAAGGTCGCCGATGTGGCCTGGCATCTCATACTTCCTGTTTTTATTTCAGCTTTTACGGGCCTCGCATCCCTGTCAAGATATGTCCGGGCGGAAATGAAAGAAGTCCTTTCCATGGATTTTATCACGGCCGCCAGGGCCCGGGGCGTGGGCGAAGGAGATGTCATCTGGAAACACGCCTTCAGAAACGCTCTTCTGCCTCTTGCGACGCTCACGGGACTCATGCTCCCGTCGATAATAGGGGGAGGGGTCATATTTGAGACGATATTCTCATGGCCGGGCGTGGGGCGTCTCATGTATCAGGCCGTCATGGCGCGGGACTACCCCCTCATCATGGGAAACGGCGTGATCGTGGCGGCGCTGACTCTCGCCGGAAATTTCATAGCTGATGTTTCCTACGCTTACATAGACCCGAGGATACGCTACAAATGAGAAAAGGCGGATCCTGCGTCGAGAAACTGCTTTTATATTCTGCTTTTCTCGT encodes the following:
- a CDS encoding ABC transporter permease produces the protein MLKYILRRIISYIPLLIGITLISFLIMRLSPGGPELMAGFGSADSDPEVREKIVRIYGLDRPLHEQYLKWLGNIVTLDFGVSFQDGRSVSKKIMERLPATILLNVCSLFFIFLIAVPAGVYSAAKPGSFFDRAVTILVFAGFSVPAYWLALIFMDYFGVRLGILPISGLVSSGWDYFSPARKVADVAWHLILPVFISAFTGLASLSRYVRAEMKEVLSMDFITAARARGVGEGDVIWKHAFRNALLPLATLTGLMLPSIIGGGVIFETIFSWPGVGRLMYQAVMARDYPLIMGNGVIVAALTLAGNFIADVSYAYIDPRIRYK